One segment of Setaria viridis chromosome 4, Setaria_viridis_v4.0, whole genome shotgun sequence DNA contains the following:
- the LOC117851329 gene encoding basic leucine zipper 23, with amino-acid sequence MDDGDLDFSNPDTFLCPAIGNDPPSSCSMDSYFDDILKDTEHHACTHTHTCNPPVHDHSHTHTCVHVHTKIVAASPDAAETAESPSENNASKKRPSGNRAAVRKYREKKKAHTASLEEEVVHLRALNQQLMKKLQNHAALEAEVARLRCLLVDIRGRIEGEIGAFPYQRPVKNIDLVSSVDQGSFLGGAQVTNSCDFRCNDQMYCNPGMQGAMNAQVLGQGACDIANIQCMGSAKSGSTKLPVCGGMDTVPAGCLPNVEKK; translated from the coding sequence ATGGACGACGGGGACCTTGATTTCTCGAACCCTGACACCTTCCTTTGCCCGGCCATCGGCAACGATCCCCCAAGCAGCTGCTCCATGGACAGCTACTTTGATGACATCCTGAAGGATACCGAGCACCATGCCTGCACCCACACCCACACCTGCAACCCGCCGGTCCACGACCATTCGCACACCCACACCTGCGTCCATGTCCACACCAAGATCGTTGCAGCTTCACCCGATGCCGCAGAGACCGCGGAGTCGCCGTCCGAGAACAACGCCTCCAAGAAGCGCCCGTCCGGTAACCGGGCCGCGGTGAGGAAGTACCGGGAAAAGAAGAAGGCTCACACGGCGTCGTTGGAGGAAGAGGTGGTCCATTTGAGGGCTTTGAACCAGCAGCTCATGAAGAAGCTCCAGAATCACGCCGCGCTTGAGGCGGAGGTAGCCAGGCTTCGCTGCCTTCTCGTTGATATCAGAGGGAGGATTGAAGGGGAGATTGGTGCTTTCCCTTATCAGAGGCCAGTCAAGAACATCGATTTGGTGTCTAGTGTTGACCAGGGAAGCTTCCTTGGTGGTGCCCAGGTTACCAACTCCTGTGATTTCAGATGCAATGATCAGATGTATTGCAATCCTGGAATGCAGGGGGCTATGAATGCTCAGGTATTGGGTCAAGGTGCCTGCGATATTGCGAATATCCAATGCATGGGAAGTGCGAAGTCTGGATCCACAAAACTACCTGTCTGTGGGGGTATGGACACAGTACCTGCTGGGTGTTTGCCAAATGTTGAAAAGAAGTGA